Genomic DNA from Halorussus rarus:
AACACCGACCCGGCGTCCGAGCGCGTGACCGCCAGCAGCAGCGCCAGCACCCCGACGAACAGGCCGAACGCGAGGTAGTAGTTGGCCGTGATGGCGGTCTCGAAGCTCTCGAAGACCAGCAGGTTCTCGGGGCTCGCCAGGCCGAGCTCGCCGCCGAAGATGTCGCTGAACACGACGAATACCTGGAGCAGGATGAGCGGCGCGACCAGCGTGATCAGCGAGAGGTACGGCCCCTCCAATCGGAGCGCGGGAACGCCGACGACGACGCCGGCGACCGCGGCCATCGCCATGCCGGCGACGACCGTGAGCGCCGGGTCGAACCCCCAGTGGAGGTTGAGCAGCGCCGACGTGTAGCCGCCGACAGCGAAGAACAGCGCGTGGCCGAAGCTGATCTGGCCGGTGTATCCCGAGACGGCGTCCCAGCTCATGGCGAACACCGCGAAGTACAGCGCGCCCGTCAGCTTCAGCACCAGCAGCCGGTCGACGCCCAGCGGGAGCAGCCCGAGCGCGAGCAGCCCGATCGCGCCGAAGACGTGGCGCAGCCCGACCGAGGACGGGTCGATCAGGTCCCGGCTGGCGTCGGCCTCGGAGTCGGTCTCGGCGTCGGTTGGCAGTTCCTCGGACATGGGTCAGGCCTCCGCGAGCTCGCGGCCGAACAGTCCCTCGGGCCGGACCAGCAGCACGACGACCAGCACGACCAGCGAGGCGAGCCCGCTCAGGCTCGAATCCACGTACGAGACGGTGAACACCTCGAGGAAGCCGATGAGGTACGCCCCGAGCACGCTGCCCCGGATGGAGCCGATGCCGCCCAGCACCACGATGGAGAACGAGAGGATG
This window encodes:
- a CDS encoding branched-chain amino acid ABC transporter permease, whose protein sequence is MSEELPTDAETDSEADASRDLIDPSSVGLRHVFGAIGLLALGLLPLGVDRLLVLKLTGALYFAVFAMSWDAVSGYTGQISFGHALFFAVGGYTSALLNLHWGFDPALTVVAGMAMAAVAGVVVGVPALRLEGPYLSLITLVAPLILLQVFVVFSDIFGGELGLASPENLLVFESFETAITANYYLAFGLFVGVLALLLAVTRSDAGSVFTAIREDEDAVAAAGLNPAKFKIFAFVLSAAVGGLAGAMFVHTPVGNPQPSQLLVLTVSIEVIIAAVLGGMGTIVGPAVGGLFFYMFRDYLGGVTATVPVLGAPIAELDLLLFSLATLVLLFVLPGGIVRGTIGLGRWVLRRGGRDAPQTVPDGGEPQDREGPLERTLASYREAFDDIGNSQEEDHEH